One window from the genome of Daphnia pulex isolate KAP4 chromosome 9, ASM2113471v1 encodes:
- the LOC124203174 gene encoding epithelial discoidin domain-containing receptor 1-like: MKSRAHVVVVTSAFIFVTFFIRPITPTDVCAGTALGMESGRIPDSDISASSSYARSVGPEHARVRVEKGGGAWCPRPAIQHNVREWLEVALPSSGHGPFLVTASETQGRFGNGQGQEFAEAFVIEYWRHHLGRWVIYKNANSHQILPGNSNPWLAVVQQLDHPFVAERIRFLPYSHHPRTTCMRVEIYGCPWTGGLMGYTSPRWPVGQHLVVDWAENLDDISYDGDETSNVVGLGQLADGVVTDNRTSINGTFFGSSWVGWMNNGSSSLSTGKVQLVFEFHTARQFTGLTLHLARPPASDSSTPPPTANNNKTTNSRGGLTGCLVHFAVNRANYLGKVVRAPIIPNTQQQPQQQAAIYDVVVDLKGRVGRYLKLELEFDGQWLLMSEVNFQSIPHDGNVTVHPPEEEEEEEEEDAMDANPSEEQGPEIPIIDDSDGGSHDENDDDIFEEISTVAEDQRTAYIGLVGGVLSIVVLLLGTGLVVYLKRRKNRHGKQVAAILHPGGSSCGGINGGLSGDGLNKLSLTPRPSSSSGESSSKQRMTLLSLKQLGHHHKANSNLAPSARDGFYGPVMSMSMATGESDSDTSSFYHEPYQQQQQQQMLSGQVKYSSHNHGRGGGGFQRNYCSSSSAADPEYGCLIQKEPLLLTPKGLHSKGLFHHSAAATLSATTNNTNNNHSFNPLLSAAATMPPAMPLPRPPLSSSAVKPLLMTHETSSSNTMSSTATTFTALPSENYYATTDLILGDRGVLKPLFEDTCSESSEQQQQQSNNNNNGSGSGVAFFTAPPPPPPQQPHPAPPFPSPVSPYVIPAESPVDDDLCPPDLGRHQIGLLEKLGESSAQQAHSNAFGPAPVVSSSSVVTHTALHFAELVDTGSFAGRKCVFLRLIRRSNNSNNNNVDATELIGQVKRLAVLRDPSIAKVVAMATNLSAGSDDKVAMLGLMTEYLEGGPLPIYLRQYRLGAADNFDPGVKTISLGGLVYMATQIASGMKYLESLGFVHRDLSARNCLVGKGFTVKISDVAVYRTLFARDYYYIDGRGSLPVRWMAPETLLWEEWSSHSDVWSFGITLWELTGLCQQRPWQSMGETLLLASVIQRYQATTTTAVSSSSSSSTSSSSSPETSLNSSTASSSIDNCPLPATLPRPAHCPVELYRLMGQCWTQEPASRPTFHDIHAFLQRNNKHHQL, encoded by the exons ATGAAGTCGCGTGctcacgtcgtcgtcgtcacgtCGGCTTTCATCTTTGTCACATTTTTCATCCGGCCCATCACTCCGACGG ACGTGTGCGCAGGGACGGCCCTGGGCATGGAATCGGGACGGATCCCAGACTCTGACATTAGCGCCTCGTCGTCTTACGCCCGCAGCGTCGGTCCCGAACACGCCAG ggtCCGGGTGGAGaaagggggaggagcctgGTGTCCCCGTCCGGCCATCCAGCACAATGTCCGTGAGTGGCTGGAAGTTGCCCTTCCATCATCCGGTCACGGCCCCTTCCTGGTGACGGCCAGCGAGACCCAGGGCCGATTCGGAAACGGCCAGGGCCAGGAATTCGCCGAAGCGTTCGTCATTGAATATTGGCGCCACCATCTGGGCCGTTGGGTCATTTACAAAAACGCAAATTCCCACCAG ATTTTGCCGGGCAACAGCAACCCTTGGCTGGCCGTTGTCCAGCAGCTGGATCACCCATTTGTGGCCGAGAGGATCCGTTTCCTGCCCTACAGTCACCACCCGCGCACCACCTGCATGCGGGTAGAGATCTACGGCTGCCCCTGGACAG GCGGATTGATGGGCTACACGTCGCCAAGATGGCCGGTCGGTCAACATCTGGTCGTCGACTGGGCAGAGAATCTCGACGACATTTCCTACGATGGAGATGAGACGAGCAATGTCGTCGGACTGGGCCAGCTGGCCGACGGAGTCGTCACCGACAACCGGACATCCATCAACGGGACATTTTTCG GCTCCAGCTGGGTGGGCTGGATGAATAATGGATCGTCATCTTTATCCACTGGTAAAGTCCAACTCGTTTTCGAATTCCATACGGCCCGCCAGTTTACCGGCCTGACGCTCCATTTGGCCCGGCCACCCGCCAGCGACTCCTCCACACCACCACCGACGGCCAATAATAACAAGACGACCAATTCAAGAGGAGGATTGACCGGCTGTCTGGTCCATTTCGCCGTCAACCGGGCCAATTATCTGGGCAAAGTTGTCCGCGCTCCAATCATCCCCAacacccaacaacaaccacaacaacaagcgGCCATTTACGACGTTGTGGTCGATTTAAAAGGCCGGGTGGGCCGCTACTTGAAATTGGAACTGGAATTCGACGGCCAGTGGCTCCTGATGAGCGAAGTGAATTTCCAGTCGATTCCGCACGACGGCAACGTCACCGTCCATCCaccggaagaggaagaagaggaggaagaagaagatgcgatGGATGCCAATCCGTCGGAAGAGCAAGGACCGGAAATTCCCATCATCGACGACAGCGACGGCGGATCGCACGacgaaaacgacgacgacattttcGAGGAAATTTCCACCGTGGCAGAGGATCAGAGGACGGCCTACATCGGATTGGTGGGCGGAGTCTTGTCCATCGTCGTTTTATTGCTGGGCACCGGCCTGGTCGTCTACCTGAAGCGGCGCAAAAATCGACACGGCAAACAAGTGGCGGCCATTTTGCATCCGGGCGGAAGCAGTTGCGGCGGCATCAACGGTGGATTGAGTGGCGACGGATTAAACAAGTTGTCGCTGACACCTCGGCCGTCGTCCAGCAGCGGCGAGTCCAGCAGCAAGCAGCGGATGACGCTGTTGAGTCTCAAACAGTTGGGCCACCACCACAAAGCCAATTCGAATTTGGCGCCATCGGCTCGCGACGGATTTTACGGCCCAGTCATGTCCATGTCGATGGCGACGGGCGAGTCCGACAGCGACACGTCCTCCTTTTATCACGAACcttatcaacaacaacaacaacaacagatgTTGAGTGGCCAAGTCAAGTACAGCAGCCACAATCACGGgcgcggtggtggtggattcCAGCGGAATTATTGCTCCTCGTCGTCTGCGGCCGATCCGGAATACGGATGTCTCATCCAGAAGGAGCCCTTGCTCCTGACACCAAAGGGTCTCCACTCCAAAGGATTGTTTCACCATTCGGCCGCTGCCACCTTGTCGGCAACcaccaacaacaccaacaacaaccattcCTTCAATCCGCTGTTGTCGGCGGCGGCCACAATGCCGCCGGCCATGCCGTTACCTCGCCCGCCcttgtcgtcgtcggccgTCAAGCCGCTCCTGATGACTCACGAgacgtccagcagcaacaccaTGAGCAGCACGGCCACCACATTCACGGCCCTCCCGTCTGAAAACTATTACGCAACCACCGATCTTATTCTc ggCGATCGGGGGGTGTTGAAGCCGCTGTTTGAAGACACCTGCAGCGAGTCATccgagcaacaacaacagcagagcaacaacaacaacaacgggagCGGGAGTGGCGTGGCCTTTTTCACggcgccaccaccgccgccgccgcaacaGCCGCACCCGGCGCCACCGTTCCCGTCGCCCGTCTCGCCCTACGTCATCCCCGCAGAGTCGCCCGTCGACGACGACCTCTGCCCGCCCGATTTGGGCCGCCATCAAATCGGATTACTCGAGAAACTGGGCGAGAGTTCAGCCCAGCAAGCCCACAGCAACGCCTTCGGTCCGGCTCCCGTCGTCTCCTCCTCATCGGTCGTGACTCACACGGCCCTTCATTTTGCCGAACTGGTCGATACCGGCAGTTTCGCCGGACGCAAGTGCGTCTTCCTCCGGCTCATCCGgcgcagcaacaacagcaacaacaacaatgtcgATGCCACCGAATTGATTGGCCAAGTCAAGAGATTGGCGGTGCTGCGGGACCCGTCCATCGCCAAAGTCGTGGCCATGGCCACCAATTTGTCGGCCGGCAGTGACGACAAAGTCGCCATGTTGGGACTCATGACCGAGTACCTCGAGGGCGGACCTCTGCCCATTTACCTGCGACAGTATCGCCTCGGGGCGGCCGACAACTTTGATCCAGGAGTCAAAACAATCag tttggGCGGTCTCGTTTACATGGCGACGCAAATCGCTTCCGGCATGAAATACCTCGAGTCGCTGGGCTTTGTCCATCGCGATCTCTCCGCACG TAATTGCCTGGTGGGCAAGGGATTCACCGTGAAAATCTCGGACGTGGCCGTCTACCGGACGCTCTTTGCTCGCGACTATTACTACATCGACGGACGTGGATCGCTGCCCGTTCGCTGGATGGCACCCGAAACTTTACTTTGG GAGGAATGGAGCAGTCACAGCGACGTGTGGAGTTTTGGCATAACTTTGTGGGAACTGACTGGGCTGTGCCAGCAGAGACCGTGGCAATCGATGGGCGAaactctgctgctggccagcgtCATCCAACGGTACcaggccaccaccaccactgccgtttcctcttcctcttcttcatccaCTTCCTCTTCATCGTCGCCGGAAACGTCGCTAAACTCGTCCACCGCTTCCTCATCCATCGACAATTGTCCGTTACCGGCCACGTTACCTCGGCCGGCCCACTGCCCCGTCGAACTCTACCGATTGATGGGCCAATGTTGGACGCAAGAGCCGGCCAGCCGGCCCACATTTCACGACATTCACGCCTTCCTCCAGCGGAATAACAAACACCATCAACTTTAG